The genome window GCGTAGGCTTTGGGCAGGGACTGGAACCCCGTTTCAATCCCATCCAAAATATAAGGCTCGCTCAACACATAGTTATTGGCCCCTGATTTGGCGTAATCTCGTTTGTCGTAGGGAACACCTTGGTTGTAGAGATTGACGAAGGCCGTATTCGATCGCGTTTCTAGGGCTTTTTCAACGTTGAGTCCCCAGAGCTTTAAGCCAAAGGCTGCATAGTTTTCGTAGCCCAAACGTCCCTCTTGGTGGTACTGCTCTTTGCCGTTGATGACACTGGTACCAAACATTTGGCCCTGTTTAGTTAGCCGTTGAACATTCCAGTGGTTACGAATGGCCGCCACTTGGGGCTGGAACTTGGGATAGCGTGACCCGACAATTTGCAGCCAAATGACCATACGACCGAGGTCGATCGCCGACCAGCCAATTTCTTCTACCTGATCTAACTTGCCGTAGTTAACCGGGATCAGTGTTTTGGCGTTGTAGACTTTGTTGGGGAGTTCTTTGCGGTGGAGGGGAAGCTTGGCCAGGGTTTTCAACATACGATCGAGTTTTTGCTCGAATTCTGACGTTGCAATAATCCCTAATTCCTTAGCACTGACCAGGGCTGCCAAGGCTGCCGCCTGATCCCACAGGGTCACGGAAGCAAAGTTATTCACAGAATTGACTAACCCGGTTTCCTCATTCCAGTTATTGCGGAAATATTCCCAGGCATGGCGCGCGATCGCCTGTTCGATCGGGGTTAATGGCTGGGCGGACACCGATGCAGCGGGCCGCTTGACGGGAACCTGTTGAGATGGCGGAACCGGGATTCCTTCCCACTGAACAGATTGAGCGTCTAATTGGGCCAAACGTTTCCCATGGGCATTGAACATATCAGAAGGCTGACCATCTAAGGATTCGGTTGTATCCCGTTTGACCATATTTGGATTGGGAAACTTAGTGGCCAGGGTTTCAACGCCAAAAATCAACGCGATCGCCGTTGCAATTCCACTGACAATTGTAAATGCGACCCTTCCCCGAGGAGGTGGTTCAAAATCTGAATTCATAGCTTTGTCGATCAATATTCAAAAATCATGAGCAAGTTTCCAAGAATCAATTAGACAAAACGTTTACCACTCTTAGCTATAGGATGCCCAAATCATGCAGGAATCAAAACCCCTCAGCATTGAAAGAATATGCCAACCAGACACTTTTCTATCCAACCTTTTCTCGACAAGTCACTGAAGGGAATCGAAAGCTGTAAAGCACTGGCATGAGGGGTTTCATCCAGAAAAGAAATCCCGAAGAACCGAGTGATCATCACTAGAATTTGACACGCAACTGCCCACTCAAAGACTGATTTTGAAAAGGTTCAGTATCGGGACTACGATTTTGGACATTACTCAAGGCATAGCCTAAATCTGCCTCAATTTGTGGACTTAAGATAGCCGTACACCGAGCTTCATAGGTATTTGCATTGGAAAAACTGCCCTTTAGCCGTTGTTCCCCTAACGTCGTAGAAAGTCGGCAGCGTAAAAAATCAAACGGTTTCCCCTCCCAAGCCAATTCTCCGTTGTAAACCAAAAAATCCGGGGGAGAGAAATATCCACTAGTTTCCGCTACATTGTTATTAAAACTCCAGAGAAACACATTGGCCGCGATCGAAAATTGACCAATCCTGTGTTCCAAACGCCCAATCAACTGGTGCTCGGTATTGCCATCACTGTATTGCCCCAAGCGATACATCCCAAAAAACTGGGTGTCTTTCTCAACTTGCCAAAAGAGGCTGGGACTGAGATGAACGGCTGAAATTTGATTTTCCAGGGTGGTGGCATTGAATTTGTAAGGCCCGTAGCTGATCAGCCCAGACAGGGTAGCACTTGGAGAAATGGGCGTTTCAACATTCAGCTTCAGATTAGGCGCGATCGGTAGGCGATCGAAAAAATCCAACCCAACTTCAGGACGGAGCTTCACTGAGTTAATCCGAGTTTCCCACCCAACTCTCAAAGGCACATTAATCAGTGTGTCTCGATCGGACTCTTTGAAGAGATTGACCCCGGTTGTTAAGTTCAGGAGATCGCCATTGGGCAGTTTGAACTGTGGTGTGGTTTCCAGAAAAAGGTTTTCTTGGCCAAAGTTATCGCGATCGCGCCGAAAATTCGTCGTGAGACTTTCAGGCACGATCGCAGCATTCTTGGGAGAACTGGGCTGCGAGACTGAACCTCCAGGACTGTTTGGAGAGACAGCAGGCGAAGCAATAGAACCACTGGATTGATTGGATGAGCTAACAGCAGAATGGGTACTGGCAGAAGGACTCAGCCCATTGTTGGAAGAACGAACAGGCTTAGGTGGGAGCGAAACGGGTTTGGGAGGATCAAGATGTAATTGAGGATTGAAATTATCGGCCCCCGAGGCAATCCGTTTTACAGATCCCCCTAAATCAACCAAGCCCTCAGACAAGTGCTCCATCGTGCCGTCATGGGATGAGATCGGCGAATCTATTGTGAGCAATTCTGATACACCATAGCGTGGTCGATCGGTTGATGTAGATGTCAGAGACTTTGCATCGGCTTGTCGTGCTAAAAAAGCGATCGGAACGGCAACATTAATAACGATCGACAACAAGATCGGGAATGACTTTCCCATGGAAAATATAAACAGAAAACAATAGGGATTAGCACCTGGTTGGTTCACGTCTGACAATACCTAATGATCCAGTGACTTTCCTAGTCCTAACTTTTCTAGTCTTAGTAAATTAAAAATATTCTCGTGCTCAAGATTCTCGTGCTCAAGTGAGCTAGCAAGCCTAATTTAGCCGGGTGCCTAAAGAACTGCCCATCCTTCGGCAAGCCAATTCCATCTCCACCAATGGGAATCGGAATTCACAACCTCTCTCCCAACAAGGGAAAGGAATTGCGGGTGAGGGCACAATATCGAAACCTCACGAGTTATAAAGGACTGCCATAGCAATATAAATTAACTTTAACTAGCGTTGAGATCCAACCTAGTGATCTGAAACACACAATACATACATAGCCGTAACATACATAGCCATAACATACATAGCCGTATAGGTAGCCGTCTTTCAATGTAGCCACTTTACGTATAGCCACACATCATAACCACTCCACCAACACAGCACTGAAGACAATAGAAAGCACTGAAGAAGAAAGCACTGAAGACAACAGCTATGCCATTAACAGACATGAGGATGGCCACAAACGCGACCATCCTCAACCGTGTGCGAAATACATCTCAAAGATCAATCGGGATGACAGGATTTGAACCTGCGACCCCTTCGTCCCGAACGAAGTGCGCTACCAAGCTGCGCTACATCCCGATGTGGCACATTTACTTCAGCATTAGCTACTGAACACAAACATGCGAACTCATATACAGTAGCACAAAACTAGTCAAATCTTGAAGATATTTTTTGGTAAGCACGATCGGCCATTGACCGCAATCGTTGGGCAGCATTTCACCTCGATCGTTAGGGACGGAAACAGGGGGAACTCTCAACTCACTGCTAAGATGGGGAATGCAAAAGCGTTGAGAAAATTGCCGTGGTGGTTAAGCCTGATTGGTTGCGAGTCAAAGCCCCCCAATGGGAGCGGGTGGGCGCAGTCAAAGAAACCCTCCGAGATTTGGGGCTGAATACGGTTTGCGAAGAAGCCTCCTGTCCCAATATTGGTGAGTGTTTCAACAACGGCACAGCCACGTTCTTGATTATGGGGCCGGCCTGCACCCGCGCCTGCCCTTACTGTGACATCGATTTTGAGAAAAAGCCTCAGCCCTTGGATCCATTAGAGCCCTTGAATCTCGCGGAAGCCGTGCGCCGGATGGGGTTGAACCATGTAGTCATCACATCGGTGAATCGGGATGATTTACCCGACGGGGGCGCAGCGCAATTTGTTCGCTGTATTCAGGAAGTCCGAAAAGTTTCACCGGGAACCACGATCGAAGTGCTGATTCCTGACCTGTGTGGCAACTGGGATGCACTAGCAACGATTCTTGCTGCAGCTCCAGAAGTGCTGAATCATAATACGGAAACAGTACCTCGCCTCTACCGCCGCACCCGCCCGCAAGGAGATTACGCCCGATCGCTGGAACTGTTGCATCGGTGCCGAGAGATCGCCCCTTGGGTGTATACCAAATCTGGCATCATGGCGGGCCTGGGCGAAACCGATGAGGAAGTGCGCCAGGTCATGCAGGATCTACGATCGGTCGATTGCGACATTTTAACGATCGGGCAGTACCTCCAACCCACCCAGAAGCATTTGGGCGTACAAGCCTTCGTCACTCCAGAACAATTTGAAGCGTGGCGGGTGTATGGGGAATCCTTGGGATTTTTGCAAGTTGTGTCGTCACCACTGACTCGCAGTTCCTACCACGCTGAGCAAGTTCGGGCACTGATGGAACGCTATCCCCGTAGCCAATCCCAGGGTCAACCCCAGGCAACCCAGGTCTAGCCAACCGTTATAGACAGAATCTATAGACATCATCAGCTCAGGGATGGGGGAATTGCGTTGAAGATTACGATCGTGGGAGCGGGAGCCTGGGGAACCACCTTAGCAACCTTGGCTCGGGAGAATGGCCATGAGGTTATCCTTTGGTCGCGAAGCAGTGCAACGAGTTTACAAGCTGCAATCGCGGGTTCGCAGGCGATTGTTTCAGCAATTTCCATGAAAGGAGTCCGATCGATCGTGCAGCAATTGCAAACGATCGGGCTGGGGACGGAAACGATCCTGGTTTCAGCCACCAAAGGACTCGATCCCAACTCGGGGACTGCCACCGCTTTACCCAAACTGCCCTCACAACTTTGGCAAGCGGCCTTTCCTGACAATCCCGTCGTGGTTCTGTCAGGGCCCAACTTATCTAAGGAAATTCAGCAGGGATTACCCGCAGCCACGGTAGTTGCCAGCGATCGGCCAGCGGCAGCCACCCAAGTCCAAACGCTCTTTTCCTCACCTCGATTTCGCGTCTACACCAACGATGATCCCCTGGGGGTAGAACTGGGTGGCGCATTGAAAAACGTCATGGCGATCGCCGTAGGCACCTGTGATGGCTTGAATTTAGGCACCAATGCTAAGTCGGGGCTGATTACACGAGGGCTAGCAGAAATGATCCGTATCGGTGTTCACTGGGGGGCTAAGGCAGATACGTTCTATGGCCTCTCTGGGATGGGGGATTTGATGGCGACCTGTAGTAGTGTCCTCAGCCGCAACTATCAAGTGGGCTATGGGTTGGCCCAGGGGCAAACACTGACGGAGATTCTGGCCCACCTAGAGGGCACCGCAGAAGGTGTTAACACCACCCAGGTTTTGTTACAAGTGGCCCAACACCAGGGAATTGAGTTACCGATCGCAGAGCAGGTTTACGGTTTGATTCAAGGACAAATCACGCCCCAGGAAGCGATCGCGGCGCTCATGTCGCGGGTCAGTAAACCGGAGCGTTAGTTTTGAATCTAGAGCATTCTGAATCTGGAGCATTTTAATGGCTCACCTCCGTTAGCAGCCCTCTCCCCAAACAATCAACAGATCGCCCCGCACCCAGCCCTTGGCTCCAGAGGGAAATTCTACATAGTGCCAGGTGTAGCCGTTATCGCCTTGCAAATCACGAATGACCTTCACGATATCTCCCGACAGGCCATAGTGCACAACCCGTCCGGCGGTACTGGGAGCCGATCGCAGGTTGATGCGATCGTTCGGTTCACTGCTGCTGAGAGCACCGTACTGATCAGAGCTGTCAGAAAATTGGACAAAATCACTGCGAATCCATCCTTCTTTAGCCGTAGTCGCAAAGCGGACATAGTACCACAGCTCGGTGCCTTCGTTGAAAAACCGTTGCCGCAGAACTTCCACCCGATTACCGATATAGCCGGATCCGACCACTTTTGCTGTAATGGTGGGGTTAGCACGCAGATTGATCCGGGCATTGGCATCCTGGGCAGTTAATGTAGCGGGCTTAGCCCAACTGGGCAGGGAGATCAGGAAAGATCCGGCGATCGCCACCAAAGTCGTTAAGCCAACCGAGAGACAGGGTTTCAACCCAATGGGGCTGTAGGGGGTCATGCGTTGCATAGCAAAGCTCCAAAAAAGGTGTGCGTTGTAGGAAGACTGTTGGAGCAAAGTCTCTAAGACAGATGCTCCGTTGACCGTCTGAAGGGAGAGACGATCGCTGACACACCCTAGATAACGCTATCTACCGCGTCATATGCACAATTTCCAGAGTTTCACCAACGGCTTAGATGCTCACCAGCACCATTAGCAACATTGACAAGATTGGCAACATTGACAACATTGACAGCATCGGCACAACGAAATTGACAGCATTGGCACAACGGATCTGCCACGGATCTGCCACGGATCTGCATAAGTTGTTCTGTTTTCAGGAACCCTGGATGTATCCGGTGTAGTCACCACCATCAGTAACGATTCGGAATCTTGACACAAAGTAATACGGATGTCCTGGATTCATTCCATCTAGACGCCCAAGATTCAGAAAATGTCCCGATTTCGGCAGAGGTTACTGGAGTGATAGATCAGCGTGCATTGCTTATAAAAACTCATTTTTGGCTCCTATTGCTAGCAGAAAAATGAATGATCCGCAAGAGGTTGTTTGTATAACCCTCGATCGCGGGAATACTAGCCAATAAGGCGATCCAAAGCCCTTGTAGAGACGGTCCCTGAGTTTTTTCTGCCCCTTTTGCCGCCCATGCGGACTACGAGAACCTCTCCTATGGATGACTTTTCTTTGTTTACTCAGAATTTTGAAACGCCGATTCCTGAGGGTAATTTTGAACCCACAATGGATGATCTCCAGGACATTGACCTTGAAGTTGCTGAAGAGTTAAGTCTGGGTAAATCGGCGCGGCGAACGACCGATCTAGTTCGGATGTATCTCCAAGAAATTGGTCGAGTTCGTCTGCTGGGGCGAGATGAGGAAGTCTCAGAGGCGCAGAAGGTGCAGCGCTATATGGCGTTGTTGGAACAGCGAGATGCGGCAGCAGCAGACCATCCCCCCATTCAGCGCTACGTCCATCTGATGGACGCCCGCGATCGCTTAACGTCTATCTTGGGCCATCGGCCTTCCCTGGAACGTTGGGCAACGGAAGCAAGCGTCACGGTAGCGGATCTCAAACCCATTTTGGCGGAAGGGAAACAGGCTTGGGCGCAGGTAGTGGGCTTGGCATTGGAGGAACTCGAAGCGATTCAGCGGGAAGGGCTTCAAGCCAAAGAACATATGATCAAAGCTAATTTACGTTTGGTCGTATCCGTCGCAAAGAAATATCAAAATCGAGGGTTGGAGCTCCTGGATCTCATTCAAGAAGGCACCTTAGGGTTAGAACGGGCCGTCGAAAAGTTCGATCCCACCAAGGGCTATCGGTTTAGTACCTATGCCTACTGGTGGATTCGCCAAGGGATTACCCGAGCGATCGCCACCCAGAGCCGGACCATTCGTCTCCCGGTGCACATCACCGAAAAACTGAACAAGATTAAAAAAGCTCAACGCAAAATTGCGCAAGAAAAAGGTCGTACTGCCACGATCGAAGATATCGCCAAGGAACTGGAAATGACCGTGCCACAGGTGCGGGAAGTCTTGCTCAAGGTGCCCCGATCGGTTTCGCTAGAAACCAAAGTGGGCAAGGAGAAAGACACAGAGCTGGGGGATTTACTGGAAACGGAAGATCTATCCCCAGAAGAACTGCTCATGCGGGAATCTCTGCGCCGGGATTTGTTGAATCTCATGTCGGATTTAACCAGCCGGGAGCGCGATGTGATTCAAATGCGTTTTGGTCTGGACAGTGGACAGCCCTACTCGCTGGCAGAAATTGGTCGAGCTTTGGATCTCTCGCGGGAACGGGTTCGCCAAATCGAAGCGAAAGCCCTACAGAAATTGCGCCAACCCAAACGCCGTAACCGTGTCCGGGACTATCTGGAAGCTCTGGGATAACCCAATGGTTATACGAGGTTGAGGGTTTCTCATCTTGGGCACAAACATAGTTTCCCAACCTGTCTCGCCTGGATCCCACGGGGTTCAGGCGTTTATCTATTAATATCTATTAACTGCTCTGCCTCAACTGTTCTGCCTCAACTGGGATCACTCGACAGATGATAGATAAAGCAGTATGTATTCATGGCTATTCATAGAAAAATACATATTCACAACAAAATACGTCATCCATAACTACGTCATCCATAACAAAGGTTTAAGCACTCTTGCAGACAATTCTCAATAGACTAGCTTTCTTGCAACTGAGCTAGAATACAATTATCCTAATTCTCAATAGAGATGAGTTTGTTGCAAGTATGAATGCCCCAGCCTACACAGCATCTTCTCTCAAAGCCGAGCTGAATGAGCGCGGCTGGCGAATGACTGCCCAGCGAGAAACCATTCTGCAAGTGTTTCAAAACTTAGAGCGAGGCAAGCACTTAAGTGCTGAAGATCTTTATCATTTACTGAAAGGGCAAGGCGAGGGGATCAGCCTTTCAACGGTCTATCGCACCTTAAAGATGATGGCTCGTATGGGCATTTTACGAGAGCTAGAGTTGGCAGAAGGGCACAAACACTACGAGCTGAACCAGCCCCATCCCCACCATCATCACCATCTCCTCTGTGTGCGATGCAATAAAACGATCGAATTTAAGACTGAATCAGTCCTGAAAACTGGAATGAAGGTTGCACAAAAAGAGGGCTACCACCTATTGGATTGCCAATTAACGATCCATGCGGTATGCCCTACTTGCCAACGATCGCTGATGCCCGTTTAAGGTCGATCTATTATGCCGATTTAGGCAAATTTCCACGGATTTAAGACAATTGATTACAGTTAGCCTGCTGACAGTTGGTCTACTGATAGTCAACCCGTGCATCTAAACCATAGGCCCGCAAAAGCTGGGACTGGCGATCGGCCTCCGATCGTTGGGTAAAGGTGCCTGCTTGAATGTACGCCCCCTTCCGATTGTTCTTAACCGGCGAAGCGTTATTCCAAATTTGCCGCACTTGGGACAGGGTCGTCCCACTCTGAATCGGAATGACCACAATATAACGACGGGGTTGTTGTTTAGCAGCTGTTGGTGCAGGCTGGGTTCTGACAACCTGAGTTTTGGGGGACTGAACTGGGAACAATGGTCGATTCAGTGGGGTGCGAGAGGAGGATGTGGTGAAATCGCCCTGCGTAAAGGGAGAGTTAGCGGCCTTAAATGGCTGAGCTGGTTGCGAGGGTTGTACTGATTGTGAAGGCTGCAAATTAACGATGGCTAAGGCTTCTAGGGTTTGAGCATCTGCAATGCCAGTGACCGGCAACCCCTGGGTACGCTGAAAATCCGCAACTGCGGTTTGCGTAATATCGCCGTAATACGCCGTCACTTGACTTTGAAACCAGCCCAATGCCTTCAAGCGCTGCTGTAATTCACCAACGGCCTTATTTTGATCTCCCTTCGCCAGTTGGATGTAGGTGGGTTGGGCTGCTGGGGCACGATCGATCGGCTGGGTCGCTTGCTGGCCAAGGGCTGCAACTAAAGCCGCTTGTTCCTTAGAACCGACCATGCCATCCTCTGGCAGGCTGACCGTTCGTTGTAATTGTTGGACTGCCGCTTGGGTTTGGGGCCCAAAAATTCCGTCAATGCTACCCGAATAAAAGCCTAGCTGAGCCAGTTGTTGCTGGAGGGTCGTGACCGCTTCATTGCGATCGCCAATTTGTAACCGAGCTTCAGCTTGGGGCGGGGTGGATTGAGGGCGGTTCTGCGTCGTCAGGGCATTCGTAGCAACGGGAGGCTGTGGTTCGATTACCGCACCGCCCAGCACAGCTAACGTTTGTGGCCCAGCAACACCGTCGGGATCTAAGCCATACTGCGTTTGGCAGCGAATCACACCAGCCTCAGTCAAGTCTCCAAAGTAGCCCGAAATGGGGCCGTCATAGCACTGAGCTGACGTGAGACGATTTTGCAAATCGGTTACGGCGTCACCCTCATCTCCTTTTTGCAGTGCAACCGCTGCATTGCCAAGGGCGAGAATCACCATCCCGATCATGAGACCTAGCAATCGAGCACAGGCCAATCCACTGAGGGACGCTTTGAGCAGTGAGCGAAGGGTAATGAATAGATCAGCCAGAATATTTCGCAGCAGAGAGATTGATGTTGAGGGGGCCATGGGAATCACTCCAGATCAGTGCGCCAACCAGATTCCGTGAACTAACCAAATCCGTGAACTAACCAGATCAGTACACTACGACAAATTCAGTGGGTTATCAGTCCGTTAAGTTCAATGCATTATCAGTGCATTACAAAGAGCATCGCACCAAGGAGACTAGGTCACGGCTCGAATAGATTCTCTTTTCGGTATATTAACTGATCTCGCTCACCGATTTAGTGGGCTGAAAAATGATCTGGTGGGCTGAAACATTTAGCTTCCAAAGGAGCCAGAAAATTCTTGCACCTTAATCATTGCACCTTATCGATGTTGCCGCCTTTAACCCAGCCCTCCCGATCGCTATTGAGCAATCGGACTTTTTGCCAGTTGCCATCCGGTGAACTTTCTAAAACAACCACCTTTTCATTGAAACTGATTCCTCCTACGGGTGCACCATCCAAACTGGCCGATTGCCGTAATACTAGGCCGATCGGCTGAATTACCTTCCCCTCAAAGGCTCCAGGAGGCAGCGGTTTTTCCGACTTACTTTCTGGATTGCTGGGTTCGGATTTATTTTTATCGGAGGTGGGAGAATTACTGGGGTTCGGTTTAGCGCTGGCCTTGACTTGGCTTTTACGATAGTTGGGATCATCGTTTGGGAAGGTAGGCCGTTCTGGTAGTTTGGTGAATTGGGTAATTAGGTAATTGGCCGCAAAGTAGCCGCCCACAGCCAAAATTCCGATAGCAACAAAGATTCCGACAAAGGTTTTGGCCAACCAACGCATACTTCCCCAATCCTGCACTTCAATTTCGGCGTCATCTCAATTCCAGTCCAGTAGGATCTCAGCACCTACGTACAATCCCATTCGTGCGATCCCATCCAAGCGATCCCATTCGTGCAATCTTACGATGGACGATCGTCCCGTCCAGTATAGGAGAAGAAGCCTCAATCGGGTTGTTGAAGTTGTTGCTGGATCCGATTACTCAACGCACTATGGCGTGAGGCGAGACGGGCCTTACCCGCGGCAGCCCAATCTTGCAGAAATTGAATTTGCTCTCGGGCCGTTCTGGCGAGGGGAACGATTTGGCTGGCAGATTCCAGAATATCGTCGGTGGTGAAGTCGCGATTCTGGCTGAACCCCAAATGCATGGCTTCGATCAGGGTTTGCTCAATTTCAGCTCCAGAAAAGTCGGGGGTTTCGTAGGCCAAGCGATCGAGGTCATAATCCGGCAATTTCTGAGGCCGTAACCGGGATAAATGCACTTCAAAAATGGCGCGACGTTCCTCTTGGCTGGGCAGACCGACAAAGAAAATTTCATCAAAGCGACCCTTGCGCAACATTTCGGGCGGGAGCGCTTGGATATTGTTAGCCGTCGCCACCACAAAAACGGGGGACGTTTTTTCTGCCATCCAAGTAATAAATGTCCCAAACACGCGGCTACTGGTACCGGAATCGCCCCGTCCATCAGCCCCGGCAAAGGCCTTATCCACTTCATCAATCCACAGGACGCAGGGAGCTAGGGCCTCTGCCAGTTGGATCATTTGGCGGGTACGGGATTCTGATTCCCCGACTAGGCCGCCGAATAGGCGACCCACATCAAGGCGCAGTAACGGAAGTCGCCAATGGTGGGCGATCGCTTTGGCAGTGAGGGATTTGCCAGTGCCTTGAACCCCGACCAGCATCAAGCCTTTGGGGTGGGGTAAGCCATACTGTCTGGCCCGATCGGAGAAAGCCCCACCCCGCCGCAAAAGCCAGTCCTTGAGGTTATCCAGTCCGCCGATATCGGTGATTTTTTCAGTGGCAGGATAGAAGTCCAAAATCTGGGTTTGGCGGATGGTTTGCCGTTTTTCCTCCAGCACTAGATCGACATCCTCCGGCTGGAGTTGACCGTTATGTAGCACGATCGCCCGACCTAACACCCGCCGAATGCGTTCGATCGATAACCCTTGGCAAGCCCGCACCAGACTATCCATCAACTCCCCACTGGGACTGGCACCCAGAGGAGCTAAAAGTTGGTCGATCGCCGATCGAATCTCTTGAGCGTTCGGTAGGGGAAACTCAAGAACCGTTAAAACATCACTGAGTTCTTCTGGGATGGCCAGATTGGACGCCAAAATCACCAGATTTTTAGGCTGGGCTTTCAGCAAGCGAGAAAGGTTGCGCAGTTTACGGGAGACGGAAATATCCTCTAGGAAGCGTTGGAAATCCCGCAAAATAAAAATCGCTGGAGCCGCAGCGGGTAATTTTTCAACGAACTCTAAAGCTTGCAGAGGATTACGTTTGCCAAACCCTGCATCATTGGGATTCCCTTGGTAGCCATCCACAAAGTCCCAAGTATAGACGGCTCTGCCTTCACGGGATTTTGCACAGTCCGCGATCGTCGTTTCTACCCGTTCTTCTTCACGGGTCGGAATGTAGAGAATCGGATAGCGGGCTCGCAGCAGCAGGTTGAACTCGTCACTAAAATTCATAGCGCAGCATTAAATGGAAGGCTCAATGTTCCATTCTCAAGGGCAGCTTCTGAATTTGGCAACTGATTCACCCGCAGAACCCCAAAAGTTCCTCCAAGCCAGGAATGGTCGGCTGATCAAGATCTCGATCGAGATTTCGAGAAGCACTTTGAGCTAATTGGGTAACTGACCGCGCAGGGCTTCTAGGGCAGACCAGCGAGCATCGGGTTGCTCCGTCTGGTTAGCAGCTAGGGGAATACCGCCACAGTCTGCACTACACAGCTTACGCTGGGGCAGTTCTAAACACAGCTGTTCATATACCCAGTTGCCTACATCAAAATATCCATCCTTAGGTAGGGTCTCTACCATTTCCTCAATGATGAGATCCTCATCCAGCGGAATATCCTCCGGATCGATCGCAGCCTCCCCATCGGTTAGCCAGAGAAATTCCGTTGTCTCCACCGAGAGGCGATGATTGTACTGTTGCAGACAGCGATCGCAGCAGAGGGTAATAATGGTATCTGCTTGCACAGAGGCTTCTAAAAAATTGCCCTTATGGGTGACGCGTACAGCCCCTTGAACTGGAGTCAGGGTTTCTAAATCGGGCATCAATTCTTTGAATTCAACGGTCTCTGAACCATCCTTCAACTTGGTGAGGCGAGGAATATAGATTGGTTCCATCGAAATAACCTCCGCAATGCATCTGATGCAATCACTCTGCCGCTGTTGTTTTGAGGCGGACAACAAGACGGCGATCGGGCTCTTGCCCACGACTAAAATTCTCTAATTCTTCGTAATGCTTCAGTAATCCATGGACTTCTCGACGTTCAGCGGAAGACAAGGACTTGATCTCAAAATCTTGACCTGTTTCGCGAACTGCTGCCACGGCTTCCTCCACAATCACTCGGAGTTGTTGGCTACGCTGTTTTCGGTAACCCTCTAGCTCCAATATGTATGCGCCTTGGGCGTCTTCTGATTGACCAATATTGAGGGTGGCATTGGCTAAGTACTGGAGAGAATCTAAGACTTGGCCACGCTCACCCACAAGTGCAGTTTTCTGTTCAGGAGACAGGTGATCAGCGACGATCGTTAGCCAACAGTTATGTTCATCATCGGTTTGCACCATCTCAGAAACAACAGACGCATCCAAAGTTGCCAGCTTCAAAATTTGCGCT of Alkalinema sp. FACHB-956 contains these proteins:
- a CDS encoding DUF3131 domain-containing protein, coding for MNSDFEPPPRGRVAFTIVSGIATAIALIFGVETLATKFPNPNMVKRDTTESLDGQPSDMFNAHGKRLAQLDAQSVQWEGIPVPPSQQVPVKRPAASVSAQPLTPIEQAIARHAWEYFRNNWNEETGLVNSVNNFASVTLWDQAAALAALVSAKELGIIATSEFEQKLDRMLKTLAKLPLHRKELPNKVYNAKTLIPVNYGKLDQVEEIGWSAIDLGRMVIWLQIVGSRYPKFQPQVAAIRNHWNVQRLTKQGQMFGTSVINGKEQYHQEGRLGYENYAAFGLKLWGLNVEKALETRSNTAFVNLYNQGVPYDKRDYAKSGANNYVLSEPYILDGIETGFQSLPKAYADRILAAQEARYQATNQLTAVTEDNLDRAPHFVYNTLFVNGQPWGTITDTRTSRPDLRFLSAKAAIGWHVLYNTPYTEKLFQFVQTRLKADKGWYNGFYEALNSPNRALTANNNGIILESLLYQQVGQPLLQWAKVPLP
- the lipA gene encoding lipoyl synthase, whose translation is MAVVVKPDWLRVKAPQWERVGAVKETLRDLGLNTVCEEASCPNIGECFNNGTATFLIMGPACTRACPYCDIDFEKKPQPLDPLEPLNLAEAVRRMGLNHVVITSVNRDDLPDGGAAQFVRCIQEVRKVSPGTTIEVLIPDLCGNWDALATILAAAPEVLNHNTETVPRLYRRTRPQGDYARSLELLHRCREIAPWVYTKSGIMAGLGETDEEVRQVMQDLRSVDCDILTIGQYLQPTQKHLGVQAFVTPEQFEAWRVYGESLGFLQVVSSPLTRSSYHAEQVRALMERYPRSQSQGQPQATQV
- a CDS encoding NAD(P)H-dependent glycerol-3-phosphate dehydrogenase, giving the protein MKITIVGAGAWGTTLATLARENGHEVILWSRSSATSLQAAIAGSQAIVSAISMKGVRSIVQQLQTIGLGTETILVSATKGLDPNSGTATALPKLPSQLWQAAFPDNPVVVLSGPNLSKEIQQGLPAATVVASDRPAAATQVQTLFSSPRFRVYTNDDPLGVELGGALKNVMAIAVGTCDGLNLGTNAKSGLITRGLAEMIRIGVHWGAKADTFYGLSGMGDLMATCSSVLSRNYQVGYGLAQGQTLTEILAHLEGTAEGVNTTQVLLQVAQHQGIELPIAEQVYGLIQGQITPQEAIAALMSRVSKPER
- a CDS encoding SH3 domain-containing protein; translation: MQRMTPYSPIGLKPCLSVGLTTLVAIAGSFLISLPSWAKPATLTAQDANARINLRANPTITAKVVGSGYIGNRVEVLRQRFFNEGTELWYYVRFATTAKEGWIRSDFVQFSDSSDQYGALSSSEPNDRINLRSAPSTAGRVVHYGLSGDIVKVIRDLQGDNGYTWHYVEFPSGAKGWVRGDLLIVWGEGC
- the sigC gene encoding RNA polymerase sigma factor SigC, whose translation is MDDFSLFTQNFETPIPEGNFEPTMDDLQDIDLEVAEELSLGKSARRTTDLVRMYLQEIGRVRLLGRDEEVSEAQKVQRYMALLEQRDAAAADHPPIQRYVHLMDARDRLTSILGHRPSLERWATEASVTVADLKPILAEGKQAWAQVVGLALEELEAIQREGLQAKEHMIKANLRLVVSVAKKYQNRGLELLDLIQEGTLGLERAVEKFDPTKGYRFSTYAYWWIRQGITRAIATQSRTIRLPVHITEKLNKIKKAQRKIAQEKGRTATIEDIAKELEMTVPQVREVLLKVPRSVSLETKVGKEKDTELGDLLETEDLSPEELLMRESLRRDLLNLMSDLTSRERDVIQMRFGLDSGQPYSLAEIGRALDLSRERVRQIEAKALQKLRQPKRRNRVRDYLEALG
- a CDS encoding transcriptional repressor, whose translation is MNAPAYTASSLKAELNERGWRMTAQRETILQVFQNLERGKHLSAEDLYHLLKGQGEGISLSTVYRTLKMMARMGILRELELAEGHKHYELNQPHPHHHHHLLCVRCNKTIEFKTESVLKTGMKVAQKEGYHLLDCQLTIHAVCPTCQRSLMPV